From Palaemon carinicauda isolate YSFRI2023 chromosome 29, ASM3689809v2, whole genome shotgun sequence, one genomic window encodes:
- the LOC137622549 gene encoding uncharacterized protein, with translation MDKWWERNSSILKRVGREVLGMSTGKGPRDQETWWLSNYVQEEIKIKRNAKKRYDETGTEEDKERSRSAKKETKVAVAQSKQQALDNVYEDLDTKESQKKSTRLLKEEIKRPKIIPTLSR, from the coding sequence ATGGATAAGTGGTGGGAACGGAACAGCAGTATTTTAAAAAGAGTTGGCAGAGAAGTTTTAGGGATGTCAACAGGAAAAGGGCCAAGAGACCAAGAAACTTGGTGGTTGAGTAATTATGTACAAGAAGAAATCAAGATcaagagaaatgcaaagaaaaggtatGATGAAACAGGTACTGAAGAAGACAAGGAGAGAAGTAGATCagcaaagaaagaaacaaaagtggcggtggcacagtcaaaacagcaagcattggataatgtatatgaagatttggacacaaaGGAGAGCCAAAAAAAATCCACAAGActgctaaaggaagaaataaagcgaccaaagaTAATACCCACATTAAGCAGGTAA